A window of Campylobacter ureolyticus contains these coding sequences:
- a CDS encoding OmpA family protein encodes MELSSDFLFKFASANLSQNGKNEISNLVNKFGKENIKDILVVGHTDLIGSDESNLILSQKRANSVKNEFVKNGISSSKITTKGAGESEPVKECDSSLAKNKLIECLAPNRRVNVDITTY; translated from the coding sequence ATTGAGCTATCAAGTGACTTTTTATTTAAATTTGCAAGTGCCAATTTAAGTCAAAATGGAAAAAATGAAATTTCAAATTTAGTAAATAAATTTGGCAAAGAAAACATTAAAGACATTCTTGTTGTAGGCCATACAGACTTGATTGGAAGTGATGAATCAAATCTGATCCTTTCACAAAAAAGAGCAAATTCGGTTAAAAATGAATTTGTTAAAAACGGAATATCAAGTAGCAAAATCACAACTAAAGGAGCCGGTGAAAGCGAGCCTGTTAAAGAATGTGATTCAAGTCTTGCTAAAAATAAACTTATTGAGTGTCTTGCACCAAATAGACGCGTAAATGTTGATATCACAACTTATTAA
- a CDS encoding c-type cytochrome, with the protein MRFILACFISFFLLGCSSDSKKTDEKTQAVKTENEIKNNETKNTVKTSQTNDKFTKNINIFSGKSVDEYYDFKCASCHGRYGEQSALKASKIINELDENQIKADLMGYKNDINYGGNLKATMHRTASELSDDEINALAKFISTL; encoded by the coding sequence ATGAGATTTATTTTAGCCTGTTTTATCTCATTTTTTTTATTAGGATGCTCAAGTGATAGTAAAAAAACTGATGAAAAAACTCAAGCCGTAAAAACCGAAAATGAAATAAAAAATAATGAAACAAAAAATACAGTTAAAACTTCACAAACTAATGATAAATTTACTAAAAATATAAATATTTTTAGCGGCAAAAGCGTTGACGAGTATTATGACTTTAAATGTGCGTCTTGCCATGGTAGATATGGTGAACAAAGTGCTTTAAAAGCTAGTAAAATTATAAATGAGCTTGATGAAAATCAAATAAAAGCAGATCTTATGGGATATAAAAACGATATAAATTATGGTGGAAATCTAAAAGCCACAATGCACAGAACGGCAAGTGAGTTAAGTGATGATGAAATAAATGCATTAGCTAAATTTATATCAACTCTTTAA
- the tsaD gene encoding tRNA (adenosine(37)-N6)-threonylcarbamoyltransferase complex transferase subunit TsaD codes for MILGIESSCDDSSIALIDIKTYNCVEYLKISQEKEHCEFGGVVPELAARLHTAALPKLLEKIKQHFDNIAAIAVTNMPGLSVSLVGGVSMAKALSVSLSIPLIEVNHLLGHIYSLFLDCEAKFPLGVLLVSGGHTMVLDIDKDKNIKIVAKTGDDSFGESFDKVAKMMNLGYPGGAVIENLAKNGTSKYNFTIPLLHDKRVEYSFSGLKNQVRLAIEECENLSQADKENIAFSFQKAAISHIMDKLSKVYEVKKWKNFGVVGGASANLVLRQNLENLCSKFNANLLTAPLKYCSDNALMIARVGVEKYKMGKFISYQNLEIKPKIDKLCL; via the coding sequence CTGATTCTTGGTATAGAAAGTAGTTGCGATGATAGCTCAATTGCTTTAATAGATATAAAAACCTATAACTGTGTAGAATATCTAAAAATATCTCAAGAAAAAGAGCATTGCGAGTTTGGTGGAGTAGTGCCTGAGCTTGCAGCAAGGCTTCACACAGCTGCACTTCCAAAACTACTTGAAAAAATAAAACAGCATTTTGATAATATAGCTGCCATTGCAGTTACTAATATGCCAGGTCTTAGTGTGAGCTTGGTTGGTGGTGTAAGTATGGCAAAGGCTTTAAGTGTGTCTTTAAGCATTCCATTAATTGAAGTAAATCATCTTTTAGGACATATTTACTCACTTTTTTTAGACTGCGAGGCTAAATTTCCACTTGGAGTTTTGCTAGTTAGTGGCGGACATACAATGGTTTTAGATATAGATAAAGATAAAAATATAAAAATAGTAGCAAAAACTGGAGATGATAGCTTTGGTGAGAGCTTTGATAAAGTAGCTAAGATGATGAATTTAGGCTATCCTGGTGGCGCGGTAATAGAAAATTTAGCAAAAAACGGTACGAGCAAATATAACTTTACAATACCACTTTTACATGATAAAAGAGTGGAATACAGCTTTTCAGGACTTAAAAATCAAGTAAGATTAGCCATAGAAGAGTGTGAGAATTTAAGTCAAGCTGATAAAGAAAATATAGCTTTTTCATTTCAAAAAGCAGCCATTTCACATATAATGGATAAATTAAGTAAAGTTTATGAAGTTAAAAAATGGAAAAATTTTGGTGTTGTTGGTGGAGCTAGTGCAAATTTGGTTTTAAGACAAAATTTAGAAAATTTATGCAGTAAATTTAATGCAAATCTTTTAACCGCACCTCTTAAATACTGCTCAGATAATGCTTTAATGATAGCAAGAGTTGGAGTAGAAAAGTATAAAATGGGCAAATTTATAAGCTACCAAAATTTAGAAATAAAACCTAAAATTGATAAGCTTTGTTTATGA
- a CDS encoding peroxiredoxin: MLVTKKAPDFTATAVLGNNTIVGDFNLYKNLGKNGAVVFFYPKDFTFVCPSEIIAFDHRYNDFKERGIEVIGISTDNEFSHLAWKNTPVNKGGIGNIKYPLVSDITKQISRDFDVLYADAVALRGSFLLDKDGTVRHMVLNDDALGRNIDEMLRMVDTMLFTNEHGVVCPAGWNKGQEGMKANPDGVADYLGKNADKL, encoded by the coding sequence ATGCTAGTAACAAAAAAAGCACCTGATTTTACAGCTACAGCTGTATTAGGAAATAACACAATAGTTGGAGATTTTAATCTTTATAAAAATTTAGGCAAAAACGGCGCGGTAGTTTTTTTCTATCCAAAAGATTTTACATTTGTTTGCCCTAGTGAAATAATTGCGTTTGATCACAGATATAATGATTTTAAAGAAAGAGGAATTGAAGTTATTGGAATTAGTACTGATAATGAGTTTTCTCATCTTGCTTGGAAAAATACTCCAGTAAATAAAGGCGGAATTGGAAATATTAAATATCCTTTAGTTTCAGATATCACAAAACAAATTTCAAGAGATTTTGATGTACTTTATGCTGATGCAGTTGCGCTTAGAGGTTCATTTTTACTTGATAAAGATGGCACTGTAAGACACATGGTTTTAAACGATGATGCACTTGGTAGAAACATAGATGAGATGCTAAGAATGGTTGATACTATGCTATTTACAAATGAGCACGGAGTTGTTTGTCCAGCTGGCTGGAACAAAGGTCAAGAAGGTATGAAGGCAAATCCTGATGGTGTTGCTGATTATCTAGGTAAAAACGCAGATAAACTATAA
- a CDS encoding DUF362 domain-containing protein, translating to MAVKITDTCISCGSCIDECPVEAIVDDSDNPNGEDIYYVYADKCVECVGHNDSPACADACPTDGCIVWSEVVDGQPYREEIPNDQRDDSVAVVD from the coding sequence ATGGCAGTTAAAATTACTGATACCTGTATAAGCTGTGGTTCATGCATAGATGAATGCCCAGTTGAAGCTATTGTAGATGATAGCGATAATCCAAATGGAGAAGATATTTATTATGTTTATGCTGATAAATGTGTTGAGTGTGTAGGTCATAATGACTCACCAGCTTGTGCAGATGCGTGTCCAACTGATGGATGTATTGTTTGGAGTGAAGTTGTTGATGGTCAACCATACAGAGAAGAAATTCCAAACGATCAAAGAGATGACAGCGTAGCCGTGGTAGATTAA
- the ndk gene encoding nucleoside-diphosphate kinase: protein MQRTLSIIKPDAVKKGVIGKIIDRFESNGLRIAAMKKVKLSKCDAKAFYAVHKERPFFGELVDFMVSGPVVVMVLEGNDAVAKNRELMGATNPKEAAKGTIRADFAESIDANAVHGSDSLENAKTEIAFFFAQREIC from the coding sequence ATGCAAAGAACACTATCTATAATAAAACCTGATGCTGTAAAAAAAGGCGTTATTGGAAAAATAATCGATAGATTTGAATCAAATGGATTAAGAATTGCTGCTATGAAAAAAGTTAAACTTAGCAAATGTGATGCAAAAGCGTTTTATGCAGTTCATAAAGAAAGACCTTTTTTTGGTGAGCTAGTTGATTTTATGGTAAGCGGTCCTGTTGTTGTTATGGTTTTAGAAGGCAATGATGCAGTTGCTAAAAATAGAGAGCTTATGGGAGCAACAAATCCAAAAGAAGCAGCAAAAGGAACAATTAGAGCTGATTTTGCTGAAAGCATTGATGCAAATGCAGTTCATGGAAGTGATAGTTTGGAAAATGCAAAAACGGAAATAGCATTTTTCTTCGCACAAAGAGAGATTTGCTAA
- a CDS encoding DUF177 domain-containing protein, with the protein MKIDFLNQKISFVETSYNGVNLKGSLEKVSDKVINLNAHIFGEIPYICNRCGKDITLSLDENVDIILSNGVYNLQTLDNVIEFFDGKIDFDEVIQSEVESFKSGYFYCDECSKQ; encoded by the coding sequence TTGAAAATAGATTTTTTAAATCAAAAAATTTCTTTTGTAGAAACTTCTTATAATGGTGTAAATTTAAAAGGAAGTTTAGAAAAAGTTAGTGACAAAGTTATAAATTTAAACGCACATATTTTTGGAGAAATTCCATATATTTGCAATAGATGTGGCAAAGATATCACTTTAAGCTTAGATGAAAATGTAGATATAATTTTAAGCAATGGAGTTTATAACTTGCAAACACTTGATAATGTTATAGAGTTTTTTGACGGTAAAATAGACTTTGATGAAGTTATTCAAAGTGAAGTTGAATCTTTTAAAAGTGGCTATTTTTACTGTGATGAGTGCTCAAAACAGTAA
- the rpmF gene encoding 50S ribosomal protein L32: MAVPKRRVSKTRAAKRRTHYSVKLPIPVKDKDGSWKIPHRANKTTGEY; the protein is encoded by the coding sequence ATGGCAGTTCCAAAAAGACGCGTTAGTAAAACTAGAGCAGCGAAAAGAAGAACACACTATAGTGTAAAACTTCCTATTCCTGTAAAAGATAAAGACGGTAGCTGGAAAATACCACACCGCGCAAATAAAACAACCGGCGAATACTAA
- the plsX gene encoding phosphate acyltransferase PlsX: MIKIAVDAMGGDFGCEPIVKGVVEALKQREFEPFLVGDEEAIKEFIPNEFMNRVRFVQADEILTMKEEATSAFKKPNTSIYKAIELVKDGVCEAIVSAGHSGATMSLATLKIGRLSGVLRPGIATFMPCSKEGSKTLLLDVGANVDCKAEHIFQFGVLGLAYARNIMNIKNPKIGILSNGEEESKGDEPTKGAFKLLKRLDSFIGNVEGAQIFDGSVDVVVCDGFVGNIVLKTSEGAAAAISKLIKNEIKNSFLAKLGGLLLKPGFKNIKKQTDYAEYGGAPLLGIKKCVIISHGKSSSKAIKNAIFQAIAFAKSDITCDVVNELEKFKKDK, from the coding sequence ATGATAAAGATAGCAGTAGATGCTATGGGTGGGGATTTTGGCTGTGAGCCTATTGTAAAAGGTGTTGTAGAAGCCTTAAAACAAAGGGAATTCGAACCTTTCTTAGTAGGCGATGAAGAGGCCATAAAGGAATTTATCCCTAATGAGTTTATGAATAGAGTTAGATTTGTTCAAGCTGATGAAATTCTAACTATGAAAGAGGAAGCTACAAGTGCTTTTAAAAAACCAAATACAAGCATCTACAAAGCTATTGAGTTGGTAAAAGATGGAGTTTGTGAAGCTATTGTATCTGCTGGACATAGCGGTGCAACTATGAGTTTAGCAACTCTTAAAATCGGTAGACTAAGTGGAGTTTTAAGGCCGGGTATTGCGACATTTATGCCTTGTAGTAAAGAAGGAAGCAAAACTCTTTTGCTTGATGTTGGGGCAAATGTTGATTGCAAAGCAGAGCATATTTTTCAATTCGGGGTTTTAGGACTTGCCTATGCAAGAAATATTATGAATATCAAAAATCCTAAAATAGGAATTTTATCCAACGGAGAAGAAGAAAGTAAAGGCGATGAACCAACAAAAGGAGCTTTTAAACTTTTAAAAAGGCTGGATTCTTTTATTGGAAATGTCGAAGGGGCTCAAATTTTTGATGGCTCGGTCGATGTTGTTGTTTGTGACGGATTTGTTGGAAATATCGTTTTGAAAACAAGCGAAGGCGCAGCAGCTGCTATAAGTAAGCTTATAAAAAATGAAATTAAAAACTCATTTTTGGCAAAACTTGGAGGACTTCTTTTAAAGCCTGGATTTAAAAATATCAAAAAACAAACTGATTATGCAGAGTATGGTGGAGCACCACTTTTAGGCATTAAAAAGTGTGTTATTATAAGCCATGGAAAAAGTTCATCAAAAGCTATTAAAAATGCTATCTTTCAAGCAATTGCTTTTGCAAAATCAGACATTACTTGCGATGTTGTAAATGAGCTTGAAAAGTTTAAAAAAGATAAATAA
- a CDS encoding beta-ketoacyl-ACP synthase III, giving the protein MKKASMISIAAYAPEHILTNHDLEKMVETSDDWITKRTGIKTRHIAKDEVTSDLGYKAAKLAIQRANLTIDDIDCIICATISPDYLCMPSTACRIADLLGIDDIMAFDISAACSGFIYLIEIAKSMVESGLKKNILIIGAEKLSSIVNWNDRTTCVLFGDGAGAAIISESKDENYIIDTHTSSDGSKCDLLITPGCGSKNPASNFVVENNLQFIHMKGNEVFKTAINTLTNDVLKILEKNKISSEKINLFVPHQANLRIINAVKDRLNLSDNQCVVTVDKFGNTSSASIPMALNYAYENNNLKNGDLLLLDAFGGGFTWGSALIKFGGK; this is encoded by the coding sequence ATGAAAAAAGCATCTATGATATCTATTGCAGCCTATGCGCCTGAACATATTTTAACAAATCATGACTTAGAAAAAATGGTAGAAACAAGTGATGATTGGATCACAAAAAGAACCGGCATTAAAACTAGACATATAGCCAAAGATGAAGTTACGAGTGATTTAGGATATAAAGCTGCAAAACTTGCTATACAAAGAGCGAATTTAACCATAGATGATATTGATTGTATTATTTGTGCTACTATTTCGCCTGATTATCTTTGCATGCCATCAACTGCGTGTAGAATAGCGGATCTTTTAGGCATCGATGATATTATGGCATTTGATATAAGTGCTGCTTGTAGCGGATTTATCTATTTAATCGAAATAGCAAAAAGCATGGTTGAAAGCGGGCTTAAAAAAAATATTTTAATAATTGGAGCTGAAAAGCTTAGCTCAATTGTGAATTGGAATGATAGAACGACTTGTGTTTTATTTGGCGATGGTGCAGGTGCGGCTATTATTTCAGAAAGCAAGGATGAAAACTACATTATAGACACACACACTTCAAGCGATGGAAGTAAGTGTGACTTGCTTATAACTCCAGGATGTGGATCAAAAAATCCTGCTTCAAATTTTGTTGTAGAAAATAATCTTCAATTTATCCATATGAAAGGCAATGAAGTTTTTAAAACAGCCATTAATACTCTTACAAATGATGTTTTAAAAATTTTAGAAAAAAATAAAATTTCAAGTGAAAAAATCAACTTATTTGTTCCTCATCAAGCAAATTTAAGAATAATAAATGCAGTAAAAGATAGGCTTAATTTAAGTGATAATCAGTGCGTTGTAACGGTTGATAAATTTGGAAATACTAGCTCTGCTTCTATTCCAATGGCATTAAATTATGCTTATGAAAATAATAATTTAAAAAATGGAGATTTGCTTTTGCTTGATGCTTTTGGTGGAGGATTTACTTGGGGGTCTGCTCTTATTAAATTTGGCGGCAAATAA